The nucleotide window TCTCCCGGGACGGTCACGCGTCCGTGCGCGAGGAGGCGATATCCGCGTTGTCCCTCAAGGACGAGCTCGCGGTGGATTCCCCGGAGCTGCGGGACGCGTTCCTCGACCGGCTCTCGGATGAAGTCACCGACATCCGGACCGACTCCCTGATTGGGCTGGCCCGGAGGAAGGACCCTCGCGTGCGGGCCCCCCTCCGCCGTGAGCTGGAGAGACGGCCCGTTGCCATCGAGGCCATCGAGGCCGTGAGGTACCTGGAGGACGCGTCACTCTTGCCGCTGCTCCTCGCGGTCCGAGAGGCGGCCCGCCCGATGGACGACGCCTTCGAGGGCGCCATCGACTTCGCCATCGAATGCCTGGGAGGGCGCGCGTCATGAAAGACCGTTCTGTTCCGGAGTTGATTGCCCTCGCGTTGCAGGGTGACGAGGAGGACGAAACGGCCTGGGAGGCCATCCGCGAGTTGCGCGACCGGGGCGGCGATGAGGTGTTCGAGGCCGCCGTCAGGTTGCTGCACTCTGCGTCTTCACGCGAGCGTGGACGCGGCACAGACATCCTCGCGCAACTGGGCGGTCGGAAACGCAGCGACGCGCTCATCACGAAGTGCGCGGATGAGGTCCTGTCCGCGCTGGCCACGGAGCAGGATGCATCCGTCCTGGACTCAATGGCCACGGCCCTGGGGCACCTCGGGGATGCCCGAGCGGTTCCCGCCCTCCTGCCCCTGAAGAACCACCCGGACGAGCATGTCCGGATGGGCGTGGTCATGGGGATGATGCCCCACCGGGATCCGGTCGCCATCCAGACCTTGATTGAGCTCTCCCGCGACAGCGACGAAGACGTCCGGAACTGGGCGACCTTCAGTCTGGGCAGCCAGGCGGAAGACGTGGACACGCCCGAGCTTCGGGATGCGTTGTTCGACCGGCTCACGGAGACATACCTGGAGCTTCGCGGCGAGGCCCTGGTCGGACTGGCGCTGCGCAAGGACCCGCGTGTCCTGGAGCCGCTGCGCCGCGAGTTGGAGGGAAGCGAGGTCATCGTCCTGGCTGTCGAAGCCGCCCAGGCGCTGGAGGACCTCTCCCTCCTGCCGCTGCTCCATCGTCTTCGGGACCCGCCTGGCAAGGCCGACAGCTACTTCCGCAGCGTCCTCGCTGACGCCATCGCCCACCTGGAATCACTCGCCTGAGCAATGGCTGTACCAGACCGGTCTCCGTGGAAACCCCAGGACGTCCAGACGCAAGGGACGCGCCCTCCGCATGGCGCCTGACCTCTCCAGCGGACCGGTCCTGTCCTCTCCACAGGACAGGAAGCGTGCACGCGCCCCACGTGTGCCTTGCGGCGAGGCGGTGGGTGCACTAGCCATCGATTATGGCCCAGCGTCGCCCGACCCGACCGTCCGCCTCCTCTGATTCGTCCAAGTCCCGCAGCGCCACTGGCAAGTCCGCCACGAAGCCCGGGGGCCGTCCCACCGGGGGCAAGGCCCCTGCCCCGGCGAAGAAGGCCGCGGTCGCGAAGCCGGTGGTGCAGGCCCTGAAGACCGCGGCCTCGAAGCTGAAGCAGGTCGCGAAGGCGGTGAAGGGCGCGGCGGCCAAGGCAAAGCCTGTCGTGAAGCCCACCGCGAAGGCGGCGCAGGCTTCGAAGGCTTCCGCTTCGAAGGCCGCACAGGCTCCGAAGGCTTCGATGGCGAAGTCGGGTGCTCAGGCCTCGAAGACGCCTGCCGCGAAGTCCGCGACCCAGGCGCCGAAGGACTCCGCCGCGAAGAAGGGCGGTGCTCAGGCGCTGAAGACGCCGGCCGCGAAGTCCGCACAGGCTCCGAAGGCGCCCCCAGCAAAGGCCGCCGTACAGGCGCCTGCGGCGAAGCCGGGCGGACAATCGTCGAAGACGCCCGCTGCGAAGCCCGCCGCGCAGGCTTCAAAGGCAGCCGCCACGAAGCCCACCGCGGCCAAGGAGAGCCCCAAGGCTCCGGCGTCGAAGGCTGCCCAGGAGCCTGCATCGACCGAGGAGCCCCTGAAGACCGCTGCACAGAAGTCCCCCGAAGTTGTCGCGGAGCCCGTATCGACCGAGGAGAGCCCGAAGGCTTCCGCATCGACGCCCTCCGAACAGCCGCCCCAAGCCCCTGAGCCGGCCGCCGCGGATGCGGAGACGGCCGAGCTGAAGACAGGCGCCAGCGA belongs to Corallococcus exiguus and includes:
- a CDS encoding HEAT repeat domain-containing protein, translating into MKDRSVPELIALALQGDEEDETAWEAIRELRDRGGDEVFEAAVRLLHSASSRERGRGTDILAQLGGRKRSDALITKCADEVLSALATEQDASVLDSMATALGHLGDARAVPALLPLKNHPDEHVRMGVVMGMMPHRDPVAIQTLIELSRDSDEDVRNWATFSLGSQAEDVDTPELRDALFDRLTETYLELRGEALVGLALRKDPRVLEPLRRELEGSEVIVLAVEAAQALEDLSLLPLLHRLRDPPGKADSYFRSVLADAIAHLESLA